One part of the Sphingopyxis sp. PAMC25046 genome encodes these proteins:
- a CDS encoding calcium-binding protein yields the protein MPTLYISPTGSGSGDGSSAANAATLEDLPQLIAAAGPGGEVLLLADQGAYTAPAGALAIVAGGTASAPVTVRGVDSAGNAMAATITGTRSEPFDPAMPPGEEIFRLLNGADNLRFSDLAFQNVGTAFRVGADVGNLAIEHVEATNVARFFDNMVSGANASATITGLTIRDVAVNGYSKGAIRIQYNSNDILIEDVRGDSRFQDGDNFAIGVHLTDTVHDVTIDRVAMRNALDTVNDYRNGDGFATERGTYDITLRDVIATSNSDGGLDLKSDNIVIDGAIVSGNGRNIRLWGTGAELSNIVSLDAGAPLAGGNREHIWLAEGASATIDGAFFSDPGSPTLFNLAERNGRLAVEDFGFVIGPGTTQSVRGTGSVLTLTGERIAVTAGTASDDLLAGTAAADALAGGGGRDMLSGGAGNDLLAGGAGDDMLVGDAGDDRVEGGTGRDIMVGGAGSDLLSYAGSAAGVRIDLLRLAAGGGDAEGDLFDGFEGIEGSAFADVLAGDAGANRLFGGAGDDALSGGAGDDMLDGGAGADLLDGGAGFDCVDYGSSAAAVVVDLANGAASGGEAAGDRLVSIEAVRGSGFADTLSGGDGADWIEGGAGDDRIDGRGEDDLLLGGAGADTLIGGAGIDSADYSTSGGAVTIDLAAGTGSGGDAEGDRIEGIEQLIGSAFGDVLTGDGFDNILTGGAGADRLTGGAGIDTADYSASGAAVTAVLGGTGSGGDAEGDVLGGIENLVGGAFDDVLIGDGAVNVLSGGTGDDRLVGNGGADRLDGGAGFDVADFSASANMVTADLAAGTVSGGVSLTAIEGLAGSAFDDALNGDAGDNLLVGGRGADLLDGRDGFDTADYSDSAAAVQVDLALSVQGGAGDAAGDRLVSIEALVGSAFDDSLAGLDGAEALYGGAGADRLEGRGGDDLLEGGAGADMLIGGAGIDTVDYSANTSAVSINLQTGASSGGDAEGDRFDGVEHFIGTGFADTIIGDGADQILVGGASGDRLDGAGGFDTLVYSGSAAGVRVNLATNILSGGDAQGDSISGIEGLVGSAFADTLTGDANANRIEGGGGNDAIDGGAGADVMIGGEGNDSYIVDDAGDQVVEAVGGGSDIVRTSLSSLTLADGVEDLSYVGSGGFSGTGNALDNSLYGKALNDALYGLDGDDKLVGGAGADLLDGGAGRDQVDYTKSAAITVNLVTNVNHGGEAEGDRLVGIEIVIGSNYADSITGSDDPLAGDTLYGRGGGDVLVGGAGDDQLDGGSGNDVLRGGAGNDLYVVYEAGDQVIEAAGEGRDRIRTAARSYTLGANIEELVYTGTIGAAMTGNALDNFVVGGGGEDQLAGGDGADVLRGGAGGDLLDGGAGSDTVEYAGSLGGVLVNLRSQTATGGDATGDRLIAIENAEGSAFADVLLGSAGANVLTGGEGDDALSGDAGNDMLRGGAGVDRLDGGKNEDALYGDDDDDTLYGGQQTDRLYGGAGNDLLVGDTEWISSLAARDTLDGGDGDDVLVGDGMSMTASGVGGVDTLIGGLGDDVLYGDAMTMAAGARGGNDKLTGGGGSDRFVFAPGSGADEITDFTRGGAEADRIDLSAFDIAYEALRFTTSSTGVTVQLGGTDTIFVRGATALDPADFVFG from the coding sequence ATGCCGACCCTCTACATCTCTCCCACCGGCAGCGGTTCGGGCGACGGCTCCAGCGCGGCGAACGCCGCGACGCTGGAGGATCTGCCGCAGCTGATCGCGGCGGCCGGGCCGGGCGGCGAGGTGCTGCTGCTCGCCGACCAGGGCGCTTATACTGCGCCGGCGGGCGCGCTGGCTATCGTTGCGGGCGGAACGGCGAGCGCGCCGGTGACGGTCCGCGGCGTCGACAGCGCGGGCAATGCGATGGCGGCGACGATCACCGGCACGCGAAGCGAGCCTTTCGATCCGGCCATGCCGCCGGGCGAGGAGATATTCCGGCTGCTCAACGGCGCGGACAATCTGCGCTTCAGCGATCTGGCGTTCCAGAATGTCGGCACGGCCTTTCGCGTTGGCGCGGACGTCGGGAACCTGGCGATCGAGCATGTCGAGGCGACGAATGTCGCCCGCTTCTTCGACAATATGGTCTCGGGCGCCAACGCCAGCGCGACGATCACTGGCCTCACGATCCGCGACGTCGCCGTGAACGGCTATTCCAAGGGCGCGATCCGCATCCAGTACAACAGCAATGACATCCTGATCGAGGATGTGCGCGGCGACAGCCGGTTTCAGGACGGCGACAATTTCGCGATCGGCGTGCATCTCACCGACACCGTGCACGATGTGACGATCGATCGCGTCGCGATGCGCAACGCGCTCGACACGGTGAACGACTATCGCAACGGCGACGGCTTTGCGACCGAGCGCGGCACCTATGACATTACGCTGCGCGACGTGATCGCCACGAGCAACAGCGACGGCGGGCTCGACCTGAAGAGCGACAATATCGTGATCGACGGCGCGATCGTTTCGGGCAACGGCCGCAATATCCGGCTGTGGGGCACGGGCGCCGAGCTGAGCAATATCGTCAGCCTCGACGCGGGCGCGCCGCTGGCGGGCGGCAACCGCGAGCATATCTGGCTGGCCGAAGGCGCGAGTGCGACGATCGACGGCGCGTTTTTCTCCGACCCCGGCTCGCCAACCCTGTTCAACCTCGCCGAGCGGAACGGCCGGCTGGCGGTCGAGGATTTCGGGTTCGTCATCGGACCCGGCACGACCCAGTCGGTGCGCGGCACCGGATCGGTGCTGACGCTGACCGGTGAGCGTATCGCGGTGACGGCAGGGACCGCAAGCGACGACCTGCTGGCGGGCACCGCCGCCGCCGATGCGCTGGCGGGGGGCGGCGGGCGCGACATGCTGAGCGGCGGGGCGGGCAATGACCTGCTTGCGGGCGGGGCGGGCGACGACATGCTGGTCGGCGATGCCGGCGACGACCGCGTCGAAGGCGGCACCGGGCGCGACATCATGGTCGGCGGCGCGGGGAGCGACCTGCTCAGCTATGCCGGCAGCGCCGCGGGCGTGCGGATCGACCTGTTGCGCCTCGCCGCCGGTGGCGGCGATGCCGAAGGCGATCTGTTCGACGGGTTCGAGGGGATCGAAGGCTCGGCCTTTGCCGATGTCCTTGCGGGCGACGCGGGCGCGAACCGGCTGTTCGGCGGCGCGGGCGACGACGCGCTTTCGGGCGGGGCGGGCGACGACATGCTCGACGGCGGCGCGGGCGCGGACCTGCTCGACGGCGGCGCCGGGTTCGATTGTGTCGATTATGGCAGCAGCGCCGCGGCGGTGGTCGTCGATCTCGCCAATGGCGCGGCGAGCGGCGGCGAGGCGGCGGGCGACCGGCTGGTGAGCATCGAGGCGGTGCGCGGTTCGGGCTTTGCCGATACGCTGTCGGGGGGTGACGGCGCGGACTGGATCGAGGGCGGCGCGGGCGACGATCGGATCGACGGGCGCGGCGAAGACGACCTGCTTCTCGGCGGGGCGGGCGCCGATACGCTGATCGGCGGCGCGGGGATCGACAGCGCGGATTATTCGACCAGCGGCGGGGCGGTCACCATCGACCTTGCCGCGGGCACGGGAAGCGGCGGCGATGCCGAGGGCGACCGGATCGAGGGGATCGAGCAACTGATCGGTTCGGCTTTCGGCGATGTGCTCACCGGCGACGGTTTCGACAATATATTGACCGGCGGCGCAGGCGCGGACCGGCTGACCGGCGGCGCCGGGATCGACACCGCCGATTATTCGGCGAGCGGTGCCGCGGTGACCGCGGTGCTGGGCGGCACCGGCAGCGGCGGCGATGCCGAGGGCGACGTGCTGGGGGGAATCGAGAATCTGGTCGGCGGCGCGTTTGACGACGTGTTGATCGGCGACGGCGCGGTCAATGTCCTGTCGGGCGGTACCGGGGACGACCGGCTGGTCGGCAATGGCGGGGCGGACCGGCTCGACGGCGGAGCGGGGTTCGATGTGGCCGACTTTTCGGCCAGCGCGAACATGGTGACGGCGGACCTTGCGGCGGGCACGGTTTCGGGCGGGGTCAGCCTGACCGCGATCGAGGGCCTGGCCGGATCGGCGTTCGACGACGCGCTGAACGGCGACGCCGGCGACAACCTGCTGGTCGGCGGCCGAGGTGCGGACTTGCTCGACGGGCGCGACGGTTTCGATACCGCCGACTATTCGGATTCGGCCGCGGCAGTGCAGGTCGACCTTGCCCTGTCGGTACAGGGCGGCGCAGGCGATGCGGCGGGCGACCGGCTGGTGAGCATCGAGGCGCTGGTAGGCTCGGCGTTCGACGATTCGCTGGCGGGCTTGGATGGCGCCGAAGCGTTGTATGGCGGCGCAGGGGCGGACCGGCTCGAAGGGCGCGGCGGCGACGATCTGCTCGAGGGCGGGGCGGGCGCCGATATGCTGATCGGCGGCGCCGGTATCGACACGGTCGACTATAGCGCCAATACAAGCGCCGTCTCGATCAACCTCCAGACCGGCGCGAGCAGCGGCGGCGATGCCGAGGGGGACCGGTTCGACGGGGTCGAGCATTTCATCGGCACCGGTTTCGCCGACACGATCATCGGCGACGGAGCGGACCAGATACTGGTCGGCGGCGCGTCGGGCGACCGGCTGGACGGGGCGGGCGGTTTCGACACCCTGGTCTATTCGGGCAGCGCGGCAGGGGTGAGGGTCAACCTCGCGACCAATATCCTGTCGGGCGGCGACGCGCAGGGTGACAGCATTTCCGGAATCGAAGGGCTGGTGGGCAGCGCCTTCGCCGACACGTTGACGGGCGACGCGAACGCCAACCGGATCGAGGGCGGCGGCGGTAACGACGCGATCGACGGCGGCGCGGGCGCGGACGTGATGATCGGCGGCGAGGGCAATGATTCCTATATCGTCGACGACGCCGGCGACCAGGTGGTCGAGGCGGTCGGCGGAGGGAGCGACATCGTGCGCACCAGCCTGTCCTCGCTGACGCTCGCCGACGGGGTCGAGGACCTGAGCTATGTCGGTAGCGGCGGCTTCTCCGGCACCGGCAATGCGCTCGATAACAGCCTCTATGGCAAGGCGCTGAACGACGCGCTCTACGGTCTCGATGGCGACGACAAGCTGGTGGGCGGCGCGGGCGCGGACCTGCTCGACGGCGGGGCCGGACGCGACCAGGTGGATTATACCAAATCTGCCGCGATCACCGTGAACCTGGTCACCAACGTCAATCACGGCGGCGAGGCGGAAGGCGATCGGCTGGTGGGAATAGAGATTGTGATCGGTTCCAACTATGCCGACAGCATCACCGGCAGCGACGACCCGCTGGCCGGCGACACGCTGTACGGCCGCGGCGGCGGCGATGTGCTGGTCGGCGGCGCGGGCGACGACCAGCTCGACGGCGGCAGCGGCAACGATGTGCTGCGCGGCGGCGCCGGCAACGACCTCTATGTCGTATATGAGGCCGGCGACCAGGTGATCGAGGCGGCGGGCGAAGGCCGCGACCGCATCCGGACCGCGGCGCGCAGCTACACGCTCGGCGCCAATATCGAGGAGCTGGTCTATACCGGGACGATCGGGGCGGCGATGACCGGCAATGCGCTCGACAATTTCGTCGTCGGCGGCGGCGGCGAGGATCAGCTGGCCGGAGGCGACGGCGCGGACGTGCTGCGCGGCGGCGCGGGCGGCGATCTGCTCGACGGCGGCGCGGGATCGGATACCGTCGAATATGCCGGCTCGCTCGGCGGTGTGCTGGTCAACCTGCGCAGCCAGACCGCGACCGGCGGCGATGCCACCGGCGACCGGCTGATCGCTATCGAAAATGCCGAGGGCTCGGCCTTTGCGGATGTACTGCTCGGCAGCGCCGGGGCCAATGTGCTGACCGGCGGCGAAGGCGACGACGCACTCTCCGGTGATGCCGGCAACGACATGCTGCGCGGCGGGGCGGGCGTCGACCGGCTCGATGGCGGCAAGAACGAGGATGCGCTCTACGGCGACGACGACGACGACACGCTGTATGGCGGGCAGCAGACCGACCGGCTCTATGGCGGCGCAGGCAACGACCTTCTGGTCGGCGATACCGAATGGATCTCTTCGCTGGCCGCGCGGGATACGCTCGATGGCGGCGACGGCGACGACGTGCTGGTCGGGGACGGGATGAGCATGACGGCAAGCGGCGTTGGCGGCGTGGATACGCTGATCGGCGGGCTCGGCGACGACGTGCTGTACGGCGACGCAATGACCATGGCGGCCGGAGCGCGCGGGGGCAATGACAAGCTGACCGGCGGCGGCGGGAGCGACCGCTTCGTCTTCGCGCCCGGTTCGGGCGCCGACGAGATCACCGATTTCACGCGCGGCGGCGCAGAAGCCGACCGGATCGACCTCAGCGCCTTCGACATCGCCTATGAGGCGCTGCGCTTCACCACGAGCAGCACCGGGGTGACGGTTCAGCTCGGCGGTACCGATACGATCTTCGTTCGCGGCGCCACCGCGCTCGACCCGGCCGACTTCGTCTTCGGCTGA